CACCAGCTCGGCCTGCTGCGCGAGCCAGCGTGCGGGCGGCACGCCGCCCGTCACGTCGTTGACGCCGAGCGACGTCACGGCCACGTCGAACGGCTCGGCCGGCTCCGCGGCGAGCCAGTCGACCAGCTCCCGCGTGGTCAGGCCGGTGCGTGCGAGCAGTTTCCAGCGCACGCGGTGTGTGGCCGCCAGCGCGTTCGCCAGTTGCCCGGCGAGCGCATCGTGCTGCGTCGCGACGCCGACACCCGCGGCGGCCGAATCGCCGACCACCAGCACGCGCAGCGGTGGGCCGTCGCCGGCCACGCCGTCGCGCGGGCCGGCTGCCTCGGGCAACCGCGGCGTGACGCGGCGCACGTAGCGCCCTTGCGCGAACAGCAGCGGGCCGAGGGCAGCGGTGGCGAACGGGTATCCCATGAGGTCGATCCTGCGGTGGTTGAAACGCATTGAAGCGGGCCGGCGCGGGTGCCGCCGGGGGAGTGCATATTGTGTCCGATCGCAGCGCGAACAGGGCCAGATTGGCCGAGCGGACAGCCACGACCACGCCGAACGGACAGGGGGGCGCCCGCCCGGCAAGCCCGCGCGCCCCCGTCCGGCGGCGTGCCCGAAATACGCGCCGCCGACGTGTTAACATGCGCGTCCTGCCCCGCGTGTCCGCCTGCTTCGCCAGCCTGCCGCGCACGGCATCCTCCCGGCGTCCGCCGTCAACCAGCAACACCATCCGCCATCATGTCCGCAGGCCTCAATCCCGCTCAGAACGAAGCGGTGCGCTATCTCGACGGTCCCTGTCTCGTGCTCGCCGGCGCGGGCAGCGGCAAGACACGCGTGATCACGCAGAAGATCGCGCACCTGATCGAAGCGAAGGGCTTCGAGCCGCGCCATATCGCCGCCGTCACGTTCACGAACAAGGCGGCCGCCGAAATGCGCGAGCGCGTGTCGAAGCTGCTGGAAGGCAAGACCCTCACCACGCCGGGCAAGGAAGGCCGCAAGGTGCCGGTCAACCAGCTCACCGTCTGCACGTTCCACTCGCTGGGCGTGCAGATCCTGCGCCAGGAGGCCGAGCACGTCGGCCTGAAGCCGCAGTTCTCGATCATGGATTCGGACGACTGCTTCGGGATGATCCAGGAGCAGCTCGGCACCACCGACAAAGGGCTGATCCGCAAGATCCAGAGCATCATCTCGCTGTGGAAGAACGGCCTGATCATGCCCGACGAGGCGATGGCGATCGCGGCCAACGAGGACGAGCACCAGGCCGCGCTGGTCTACCGCAACTACGTGGCGACGCTGCACGCGTACCAGGCGGTCGACTTCGACGACCTGATCCGCCTGCCGGCCGAGCTGTTCGCGAAGAACGAGCAGGTGCGCGACCGCTGGCAGAACAAGCTGCGCTACCTGCTGATCGACGAGTACCAGGACACCAATGCGTGCCAGTACGAACTGCTGAAGCAGCTCGCGGGCCCGCGCGCCGCGTTCACGGCGGTCGGCGACGACGACCAGGCGATCTACGGCTGGCGCGGCGCGACGCTGGAGAACCTCGCGCAGCTCGGCAAGGATTTTCCGAAGCTGCACGTGATCAAGCTCGAGCAGAACTACCGGTCGACGGTGCGAATCCTGACCGCCGCGAACAACGTGATCGCGAACAATCCGAAGCTGTTCGAGAAGAAGCTGTGGTCCGAGCACGGGATGGGCGATTCGATCACCGTCACGGCGTGCAACGACGAGGAACACGAGGCCGAATCGGTCGTGTTCCGGCTGTCCGCGCACAAGTTCGAGCGGCGTGCGCAGTTCCGCGACTATGCGATCCTGTACCGCGGCAACTTCCAGGCGCGCATCTTCGAGCAGGTGCTGCGGCGCGAGCGGATTCCGTACGTGCTGTCGGGCGGCCAGTCGTTCTTCGACAAGGCCGAGATCAAGGATCTGTGCGCGTACCTGCGGCTGATCGCGAACGCCGACGACGATCCCGCGTTCATCCGCGCGGTCACGACGCCGCGCCGCGGCATCGGCAACACGACGCTGGAAGCGCTCGGCTCGTTCGCGGGGCAGGCGAAGGTGTCGCTGTTCGAGGCCGTCTACATGGGCGGGATCGAGGCGCGGCTGTCGGCGCGCCAGGTCGAGCCGCTGCGGATGTTCTGCGACTTCATCCAGCGCCTGACCGAGCGCGCGGACAAGGAGCCCGCGACCGTCGTGCTCGACGACATGATGGAGGCGATCCACTACGAGGCGTACCTGTACGACGCATTCGACGAGCGGCAGGCGCAGTCGAAGTGGCAGAACGTGCTCGAATTCCTCGAATGGCTGAAGCGCAAGGGCACGAAGCCCGAGACGGACGCCGTCGACGGCGAGGCTGAAGGTTTCCACAACGCGGACGGCCTCGCCGATACGGGCAAGAACCTGCTCGGCCTGATCCAGACCGTCGCGCTGATGTCGATGCTCGAGGGCAAGGACGAGGACCCGGACGCCGTGCGGCTGTCGACCGTCCATGCGTCGAAGGGGCTCGAGTATCCGCACGTGTTCCTGGTCGGCGTCGAGGAAGGCATCATGCCGCACCGCGGCGGCAGCGAGGACGACGGCCCGATCGACAACGAACGGATCGAGGAGGAGCGTCGGCTGATGTACGTCGCGATCACGCGCGCGCAGCGCAGCCTGCACCTGAACTGGTGCAAGAAGCGCAAGCGGGCGCGCGAGACGGTCGTGTGCGAACCGTCGCGCTTCATCCCGGAGATGGGGCTCGACGAAGCGCCGCCGCCGACGCCGGAAGAAGCGCCGATGTCGCCGAAGGACCGGCTCGCGAGCCTGAAGGCATTGCTGCAGAAGTGACGCAGCGGCGGTGCCGCGCATGCTGGCGCGGCCAACCGGCGACACAAAAACGAAACCCCCGCGATGCAAGGGCGTCGCGGGGGTTTTTTACGGATGGCTGGGTGAGTCGTTACTTCGCCGAGTTGACCATGTAGTCGACGGCCGCCTTCACGTCGGCATCGGACGCGTTCGACCCGCCCTTCGGCGGCATCGCGCCCTTGCCGTGCAGCGCGTAGTTGTAGACCGTATCCATCGAGTCCTTCAGGCGCGGTGCCCAGTCTTCCTTGCTGCCGAACTTCGGCGCGCCCAGCACACCGGCCGCGTGGCAGGCCTGGCAGGTCGACGCGTACAGCGCCTTGCCTGCCGTTGCCGCGTCGGCGCCGGCCGGGGCGGCCGCGGGCTTTTCGCCGGCCTTCGGGATCGCGGCGATCGCGGCCATGGCCGCGGCGGCCTGCGCATTCGACGCGTCGGCGCCCGACGCGGGCGCGCCGCTGGCGGGCTGCGCCGCGTTGGCGGCCGGTGCGGCCGGCTCGGGGAAGTTCGCGCCGTCGTTGTTCGCCATGTAGACGATCGCGCGGGCGATTTCATAGTCGCTGACGTCGTCGGGGCTCGTGCCGCCGCGCGCCGGCATCG
This DNA window, taken from Burkholderia cenocepacia, encodes the following:
- a CDS encoding SGNH/GDSL hydrolase family protein; protein product: MGYPFATAALGPLLFAQGRYVRRVTPRLPEAAGPRDGVAGDGPPLRVLVVGDSAAAGVGVATQHDALAGQLANALAATHRVRWKLLARTGLTTRELVDWLAAEPAEPFDVAVTSLGVNDVTGGVPPARWLAQQAELVRLLATRFQVGHAILSAVPPMERFPALPQPLAWYLGRRAKRLNAALAGWAGGQPHCTFLRVDLPLERHLMAADGFHPGAAACAVWAAQVAAAVRQRPGG
- a CDS encoding UvrD-helicase domain-containing protein, with translation MSAGLNPAQNEAVRYLDGPCLVLAGAGSGKTRVITQKIAHLIEAKGFEPRHIAAVTFTNKAAAEMRERVSKLLEGKTLTTPGKEGRKVPVNQLTVCTFHSLGVQILRQEAEHVGLKPQFSIMDSDDCFGMIQEQLGTTDKGLIRKIQSIISLWKNGLIMPDEAMAIAANEDEHQAALVYRNYVATLHAYQAVDFDDLIRLPAELFAKNEQVRDRWQNKLRYLLIDEYQDTNACQYELLKQLAGPRAAFTAVGDDDQAIYGWRGATLENLAQLGKDFPKLHVIKLEQNYRSTVRILTAANNVIANNPKLFEKKLWSEHGMGDSITVTACNDEEHEAESVVFRLSAHKFERRAQFRDYAILYRGNFQARIFEQVLRRERIPYVLSGGQSFFDKAEIKDLCAYLRLIANADDDPAFIRAVTTPRRGIGNTTLEALGSFAGQAKVSLFEAVYMGGIEARLSARQVEPLRMFCDFIQRLTERADKEPATVVLDDMMEAIHYEAYLYDAFDERQAQSKWQNVLEFLEWLKRKGTKPETDAVDGEAEGFHNADGLADTGKNLLGLIQTVALMSMLEGKDEDPDAVRLSTVHASKGLEYPHVFLVGVEEGIMPHRGGSEDDGPIDNERIEEERRLMYVAITRAQRSLHLNWCKKRKRARETVVCEPSRFIPEMGLDEAPPPTPEEAPMSPKDRLASLKALLQK